From Aquificaceae bacterium, a single genomic window includes:
- a CDS encoding class I SAM-dependent methyltransferase — MITKKTVEDVFSSVSRKYDFFLNLITFKRIDQWQRELLSMLSPEGHRLDVGTGTGEVLLKSQNRGLRVGMDLSLEMLKVAKTKCRACRFVVGDAENMPYRNEVFGSMTLSLVYRHLLSRKAFLQEAKRVLKEGGQLALLDINRFSLTPLLILVMKYPLKPLGLVLFGREKWDFFIHSLENSLRVEEVEKELEEGGFEVVEVQRRLFGLVYLLLARKR, encoded by the coding sequence ATGATAACTAAGAAGACGGTTGAGGATGTATTTTCCTCTGTAAGCAGAAAATACGACTTTTTTCTGAACCTGATTACATTCAAAAGGATTGACCAGTGGCAGAGAGAGCTTCTTAGTATGCTTTCCCCTGAGGGACACAGGCTTGATGTGGGCACGGGCACGGGTGAGGTGCTCCTCAAGTCTCAGAACAGAGGGCTCAGGGTGGGCATGGACCTTTCATTGGAAATGCTAAAGGTTGCAAAAACAAAGTGCAGAGCATGCAGGTTCGTGGTGGGTGATGCGGAGAACATGCCCTACAGAAATGAAGTCTTTGGCTCTATGACCCTGTCTCTTGTCTACAGACATCTGCTCAGCAGAAAAGCCTTCCTGCAGGAGGCAAAGAGGGTGCTGAAGGAGGGGGGACAGCTTGCACTTCTTGACATAAACAGGTTCTCTCTCACTCCGCTTCTTATCCTTGTGATGAAATATCCTCTAAAGCCACTCGGGCTTGTGCTCTTTGGAAGGGAAAAGTGGGACTTTTTTATACACTCTCTTGAAAACTCTCTGAGAGTTGAGGAGGTGGAAAAAGAGCTTGAGGAGGGAGGCTTTGAGGTGGTTGAAGTCCAGAGAAGGCTTTTCGGGCTTGTTTACCTTCTCCTTGCCAGAAAGAGGTGA
- a CDS encoding polyphenol oxidase family protein has translation MHTQNLRKGKEALIFSLQTPTARVVLKWWEEDTDVVTLRQVHSSKVFLVEDFVQGLEGDALITQRRGLKIGVRTADCVPVALLGKKAVAVVHAGWRGLRDGIIEKVLERLRPLEPPENYLAFIGPSARACCYEVGEEFKGYFLSLQIRNGGHYMDTQSEAILRLKRGGIRKFFQHGVCTICHDSLPSYRRDKTRDRILTFVELLV, from the coding sequence ATGCATACGCAGAACCTCAGAAAAGGCAAAGAGGCTCTGATATTTTCACTCCAGACTCCCACCGCAAGGGTTGTCCTCAAGTGGTGGGAGGAGGACACTGATGTAGTCACGCTCAGACAGGTTCACTCTTCAAAGGTTTTTCTGGTTGAGGATTTTGTGCAGGGGCTTGAGGGGGATGCCCTCATAACACAGAGGAGGGGACTTAAGATAGGTGTGAGGACTGCGGACTGCGTGCCGGTTGCCCTTTTAGGGAAAAAGGCGGTGGCGGTTGTTCACGCAGGCTGGAGAGGGCTGAGGGATGGTATAATTGAGAAGGTCCTTGAAAGGTTGAGACCGCTTGAGCCACCTGAGAACTACCTTGCCTTTATAGGTCCCTCTGCGAGGGCGTGCTGCTACGAGGTGGGTGAGGAGTTTAAAGGATACTTTTTAAGTCTTCAAATCAGAAACGGCGGGCACTACATGGATACGCAGTCAGAAGCCATCCTGAGGCTGAAAAGAGGGGGTATAAGAAAGTTTTTTCAGCACGGTGTATGCACCATATGCCACGATAGCCTGCCATCTTACAGAAGGGACAAGACCCGAGATAGAATACTCACCTTTGTAGAACTACTTGTGTAA
- the proC gene encoding pyrroline-5-carboxylate reductase, with amino-acid sequence MTLGIIGYGNMGESFARSLREHAEVLVYDISEEKRSEALSEGFGVASDLDFLLRGSQWLLLAVKPKDVESVMKRLSGRLEGKMLISVVAGLSLERLKELSGAEKLIRLMPNINALVGKATIAFACAEISEEEKEEFIRLFSHCGNLYELEESLFDAFTALAGSGPAFVFSFVHALALAGVMEGFSYEKAKSMAIDMVLGSCELLKRLGGNPEEWLTKVASPGGTTIEGIKVLEERGFKGIIMECIRRTSEKAKRL; translated from the coding sequence ATGACGCTTGGAATAATAGGATATGGAAACATGGGGGAAAGCTTTGCAAGGTCTTTGAGAGAACATGCGGAGGTTCTTGTATACGACATAAGCGAAGAGAAAAGGTCAGAGGCACTCTCTGAGGGTTTTGGCGTGGCATCAGACCTTGACTTTCTTCTCAGAGGTTCTCAGTGGCTCCTGCTGGCTGTAAAGCCAAAGGATGTGGAGAGTGTTATGAAAAGGCTCAGCGGTAGGCTTGAGGGGAAGATGCTCATAAGCGTGGTGGCTGGTCTGAGCCTTGAGAGGCTAAAGGAGCTGAGCGGGGCGGAAAAGCTCATAAGGCTCATGCCCAACATAAACGCTCTTGTGGGTAAGGCAACCATAGCCTTTGCTTGTGCTGAGATAAGCGAAGAGGAAAAGGAAGAGTTTATAAGGCTCTTTTCTCACTGCGGAAATCTCTACGAACTTGAGGAAAGTTTGTTTGATGCTTTCACGGCCCTTGCAGGCTCAGGTCCGGCCTTTGTCTTCAGCTTCGTGCATGCCCTTGCCCTTGCGGGCGTGATGGAGGGCTTTTCTTACGAGAAGGCAAAGTCCATGGCCATAGACATGGTGCTTGGCTCCTGTGAACTTCTCAAAAGGCTTGGTGGCAACCCGGAGGAGTGGCTTACAAAGGTCGCCTCTCCCGGCGGGACCACCATAGAGGGCATAAAGGTGCTTGAAGAAAGGGGTTTTAAGGGCATAATAATGGAATGCATACGCAGAACCTCAGAAAAGGCAAAGAGGCTCTGA
- a CDS encoding MinD/ParA family protein has translation MEAQALHLMSVEGKEKKTGYIAVASGKGGVGKTLITINMGRIIGRNSKKVLIVDGDLGLSNVHIMLGITPAKNLYHFFMGEAPLEEVVVPIEENLAFISSGSGVRELVNLPPAQLRNLIFKLQEYAERNYDWVIFDTPPGIHSDTTALVSSSHIPVIVTTPEPTAIADAYGLIKVLNQEERVKEFYVLINKVSSYEESLKVYESIRVVCEKFTSAETKYLGGIRYNPKIIRNIVNQNPFNEDLTRDLTRALSGLPLDIKPYAPSFWERLISKLRR, from the coding sequence ATGGAGGCTCAGGCTCTTCATCTCATGAGCGTGGAAGGAAAGGAAAAGAAAACGGGATACATAGCGGTGGCAAGCGGAAAGGGAGGAGTGGGCAAGACCCTCATAACCATAAACATGGGAAGAATAATAGGGAGGAACAGCAAAAAGGTCCTCATAGTGGATGGAGACCTTGGACTTAGCAACGTGCACATAATGCTGGGGATAACGCCAGCAAAGAACCTATACCATTTCTTTATGGGCGAAGCCCCTCTTGAAGAGGTTGTTGTTCCCATAGAGGAAAACCTTGCCTTCATATCCAGCGGTAGCGGAGTGAGAGAACTGGTAAACCTGCCGCCTGCACAGCTCAGAAACCTCATTTTCAAACTTCAGGAATATGCGGAGAGAAACTACGACTGGGTAATATTTGACACGCCTCCGGGCATACACTCAGACACAACAGCCCTGGTCTCCTCCTCCCACATACCTGTAATAGTGACCACACCCGAACCTACAGCAATAGCAGATGCCTATGGGCTCATAAAGGTTTTAAATCAGGAGGAGAGGGTAAAAGAGTTTTATGTGCTTATAAACAAGGTAAGCAGCTATGAAGAGAGCCTCAAGGTTTACGAAAGCATAAGAGTGGTGTGTGAAAAGTTTACCTCTGCGGAGACAAAATATCTGGGTGGTATAAGATACAATCCGAAGATAATAAGGAACATAGTAAATCAGAACCCATTTAACGAGGACCTCACAAGGGACCTCACAAGGGCTCTTTCAGGACTTCCTCTGGATATAAAGCCCTATGCTCCCAGCTTCTGGGAGAGATTGATATCAAAGCTCAGGAGATAG
- a CDS encoding flagellar biosynthesis protein FlhF encodes MKIKKLVVDSLQEAVEEVRALYGSEAVILSTRVIKQKLLPFLPFPRRSKLEITVGIPDREDFSVELKKEETLYQEINRLKENLREVMELVKRQKTEKEEVKRDDLEGEYSIRALYLMNKLINRGVSRDIAEKIVESACGYDFELKRLDLKGENMESLVEAFSKNIRLVENFPEEGFSVVVLLGPTGVGKTTTIAKLAHMLRQRGKGVGLITIDSYRVGAVQQLQTYANIMELPFRVADTPYRLRECIGELSSLDVVLVDTGGRSQYNEIKIRELVPFFAKLPALKAYITLSANTEERVQYEIIESFSVVEPSGLIFTKLDETGYFGTAINVAYRTQMPILCFTTGQRVPEDMVMASYDYMAKIFLEVH; translated from the coding sequence ATGAAGATTAAAAAACTGGTGGTGGATTCTCTTCAGGAGGCGGTGGAGGAAGTTAGGGCTCTGTATGGCTCAGAGGCGGTAATACTCTCCACAAGGGTGATAAAGCAGAAACTCCTCCCCTTTCTACCTTTTCCCCGAAGGTCAAAGCTTGAGATAACTGTTGGTATACCAGACAGAGAAGACTTTTCTGTAGAGCTAAAGAAGGAGGAGACCCTATATCAGGAGATAAACAGACTCAAAGAGAACCTCAGAGAAGTTATGGAGCTTGTCAAAAGGCAGAAAACGGAGAAGGAGGAAGTAAAAAGGGACGACCTTGAGGGAGAGTATTCCATCAGGGCGCTATATCTGATGAACAAACTCATAAACAGGGGTGTTTCAAGGGATATAGCAGAGAAGATAGTGGAATCCGCCTGCGGGTATGATTTTGAACTCAAAAGGCTTGACCTGAAGGGTGAAAACATGGAATCTCTTGTGGAGGCTTTTAGCAAGAACATAAGGCTTGTGGAGAACTTCCCCGAAGAGGGCTTCAGCGTTGTGGTCCTTCTTGGTCCCACAGGTGTTGGCAAGACAACCACCATAGCGAAACTGGCGCACATGCTCAGGCAAAGGGGTAAGGGTGTGGGGCTTATAACCATAGACAGCTACAGGGTGGGCGCTGTCCAGCAACTCCAGACCTACGCCAACATAATGGAACTCCCCTTCAGGGTTGCGGATACGCCCTACAGGCTCAGGGAGTGTATAGGAGAGCTCTCTTCCCTTGATGTGGTCCTTGTAGATACAGGCGGAAGAAGCCAATATAATGAAATAAAGATAAGGGAGCTTGTGCCCTTTTTTGCAAAACTGCCAGCTCTGAAGGCATACATAACTCTGAGTGCAAACACGGAAGAGAGAGTTCAGTATGAGATAATAGAGAGCTTCAGCGTGGTGGAACCGTCAGGTCTCATATTTACCAAGCTGGATGAAACTGGCTACTTTGGCACTGCCATAAACGTTGCCTACAGAACTCAGATGCCTATACTCTGTTTTACGACCGGTCAGAGGGTTCCTGAGGACATGGTGATGGCTAGTTACGACTACATGGCTAAGATATTCTTAGAGGTGCACTGA
- the flhA gene encoding flagellar biosynthesis protein FlhA: protein MNLREGWVILAFVVILGAIILPVPALLLDLLLALSITFSMTVLVLTTFIKEPLELSAFPSILLLGTLLRLSLNIAAARRILLYGHEGTSAAGHIIEGFGTFVVGGDVVVGLIVFLIFIVINFIVITRGAERVSEVAARFTLDAMPGKQMSIDADLNAGLITEEEARRRRAQLEQEASFFGSMDGASKFIRGDAIAALIILFLSLVGGLLVGLVFKGMGFSDAIKTYSLLTVGEGLASQIPALMLSTSAGIVVTKSSSKEELGKALFKEFSKEPRVFLFSSALLVFIGLIPGFPKLPFFFMAGLLGGLYYALSRALKQEELRKLEEMLKEQKKPPAEKREEEIPTQPETIALEIGYGLIPYVDESQGGDVPDRIKTVRRQLASEYGVVIPLVHIRDNLKLRPHQYRILIRGIEVDSFEIVPGHWLAIDLGNAREPLQGIETKDPSFKLKAYWIREELKDRAQKLGYMVVDISTVMITHISETIKRNLHEILGRAEVLELVENLSRKYPKAVQGLVPDVVPVSVLHRVLQNLLREGIPINDLLTILETFADYIEQTRDPDLLTEYVRQRLAKRITRLYSTNGTLYAMIISPKIEAKLTAFVQEGREDEFLDLLINTVYPKLSGEISKFTQYQALPLLITSSSIRRHVRKVLENYMPNLTVLSYNELDRQLNLKVIGVIDED from the coding sequence ATGAACCTGAGGGAAGGGTGGGTAATTCTGGCCTTTGTGGTCATACTGGGTGCCATAATCTTACCCGTTCCAGCCCTTCTCCTTGACCTTCTTCTTGCCCTTAGCATAACCTTTTCCATGACGGTGCTGGTGCTTACCACATTTATAAAGGAACCCCTTGAGCTTTCAGCCTTCCCCAGTATACTGCTCCTCGGGACGCTTTTGAGGCTGTCTCTCAACATAGCGGCGGCAAGGAGAATACTCCTCTACGGTCATGAAGGCACATCAGCTGCCGGGCATATCATAGAAGGCTTTGGGACCTTTGTTGTGGGTGGTGATGTGGTGGTGGGGCTTATCGTTTTCCTCATATTTATAGTCATAAACTTCATCGTCATAACAAGGGGTGCGGAGAGGGTCTCTGAGGTGGCTGCGCGCTTTACTCTTGACGCCATGCCAGGAAAGCAGATGAGCATTGACGCAGACCTCAACGCAGGGCTAATCACCGAAGAAGAAGCCAGAAGGAGAAGGGCTCAACTTGAGCAGGAGGCGAGCTTTTTTGGTTCCATGGATGGTGCCAGTAAGTTCATAAGGGGAGATGCCATAGCGGCACTCATCATACTCTTCCTGAGCCTTGTGGGGGGTCTCCTTGTGGGGCTTGTCTTCAAAGGGATGGGCTTTTCCGATGCCATAAAGACTTATTCACTGCTTACTGTGGGTGAGGGGCTTGCCAGCCAGATACCTGCCCTCATGCTCTCCACCTCTGCAGGAATAGTGGTTACCAAGTCCTCTTCAAAGGAAGAGCTGGGGAAAGCACTTTTCAAAGAGTTTTCAAAAGAGCCGAGGGTGTTTCTCTTTTCCTCCGCACTTCTTGTGTTTATAGGTCTCATACCAGGCTTTCCAAAGCTACCCTTTTTCTTCATGGCAGGCTTGCTGGGAGGGCTCTATTACGCCCTGAGCAGAGCCCTCAAACAGGAGGAACTGAGAAAACTTGAGGAGATGCTTAAAGAGCAGAAAAAACCTCCAGCGGAGAAAAGGGAAGAAGAGATACCCACCCAGCCGGAAACCATAGCCCTTGAGATAGGCTATGGACTAATACCCTACGTGGATGAATCTCAGGGTGGAGATGTGCCCGACAGGATAAAAACCGTAAGAAGACAGCTTGCCAGTGAGTATGGGGTGGTCATACCTCTCGTTCACATAAGGGACAACCTTAAGCTAAGACCTCACCAGTATCGCATACTCATAAGGGGTATAGAGGTGGACTCCTTTGAGATAGTCCCCGGGCACTGGCTTGCCATAGACCTAGGAAATGCAAGAGAGCCACTTCAGGGCATAGAGACAAAGGACCCCTCCTTCAAGCTGAAAGCCTACTGGATAAGGGAAGAGCTAAAAGACAGAGCTCAGAAGCTGGGCTATATGGTGGTGGATATATCTACCGTCATGATAACTCACATAAGCGAGACCATAAAGAGGAACCTTCACGAAATACTGGGGAGGGCTGAGGTGCTTGAGCTTGTGGAGAACCTTTCAAGGAAATACCCAAAGGCAGTTCAGGGTCTTGTGCCGGATGTGGTGCCAGTCTCAGTGCTACACAGAGTGCTCCAGAACCTTCTCAGGGAGGGCATTCCCATAAACGACCTCCTTACTATACTGGAGACCTTTGCAGATTACATAGAACAGACAAGAGACCCGGACCTTCTAACCGAGTATGTCCGTCAGAGACTTGCCAAAAGAATTACAAGGCTATACTCCACCAACGGAACCCTGTATGCTATGATAATATCGCCAAAGATTGAGGCGAAGCTAACCGCCTTTGTGCAGGAGGGAAGGGAGGACGAGTTTCTTGACCTTCTCATAAACACAGTATATCCAAAGCTCTCAGGAGAAATCTCAAAGTTCACCCAGTATCAGGCTCTGCCCCTTCTCATAACCTCAAGCTCCATAAGGAGGCATGTAAGAAAGGTTCTTGAAAATTACATGCCAAACCTCACCGTGCTGTCTTATAATGAACTTGACAGACAGCTGAACCTCAAGGTCATAGGTGTTATAGATGAAGATTAA
- a CDS encoding proline--tRNA ligase has protein sequence MRWSKYFWYTSKEEPADAEAPSHRLLLKAGFIKQVSAGIYEFTPPGVRVLRKIEDLVRKEMDRSGAQEVLLTVLNPSELWRETGRWELYGRELFTLKDRNGREYCLGPTHEEEITDLVRSFVNSYRQLPVVLYQIQVKFRDEKRPRFGLIRGREFIMKDAYSFDPDEFSAMMSYESMKFAYDRIFKKLRLKTLLVEASVGTIGGKSSHEFVALTPYGEARVAYCESCGYGANAEIVKLPKPQEEIEEELPLRETETPGTDSIEKLSSFLGIPAKKIIKAVLYMVNGSEPVMFLIRGDRNVDENKVEAVLGTENFRLAEDHEVWELLKTRKGFIGPFNLPPQVKVYWDNSTYGLKNVVIAFNKPDYHYVNANPGRDFQYGEFVDVCQVEEADPCPKCGSALKVSRGLELGHIFLLGTRYSEPMRAYYTDPQGQEKPIIMGCYGIGISRCISALVEQYNDEKGIKWPTTVAPFELDIICVNPSDPQQKEVAERLYMLAEEHGIETIYDDRDESPGFKFADADLCGFPYRLVVGKKVKEGKVELQSRHTGERWDVEIEKAVESVKELVQRDKI, from the coding sequence ATGCGCTGGAGCAAATACTTCTGGTATACATCAAAGGAAGAGCCTGCGGATGCAGAAGCCCCCTCTCACCGACTTCTTCTCAAAGCTGGCTTTATAAAACAGGTCTCTGCTGGCATATACGAGTTTACACCTCCGGGCGTGAGAGTCCTCAGGAAGATAGAAGACCTTGTCCGCAAGGAAATGGACAGGAGCGGAGCTCAGGAGGTGCTTCTGACGGTCCTTAACCCTTCAGAGCTCTGGAGAGAGACTGGCAGGTGGGAGCTATACGGCAGGGAGCTCTTTACTCTCAAAGACAGGAACGGCAGGGAATACTGCCTTGGACCAACCCATGAGGAGGAGATAACGGACCTTGTGAGGTCCTTTGTAAACTCTTACAGACAGCTTCCGGTGGTGCTCTACCAGATACAGGTCAAGTTCAGGGACGAAAAAAGACCACGCTTTGGTCTCATAAGGGGAAGGGAGTTTATCATGAAGGACGCCTACTCCTTTGACCCTGATGAGTTTTCTGCCATGATGTCCTACGAGAGCATGAAGTTTGCCTACGACAGGATATTTAAAAAGCTCAGGCTCAAAACTTTGCTGGTGGAGGCTAGCGTGGGAACCATTGGCGGTAAGAGCTCTCACGAGTTTGTGGCTCTTACACCCTACGGAGAGGCGAGGGTAGCCTATTGTGAGAGCTGTGGCTACGGAGCAAACGCAGAAATAGTCAAGCTTCCAAAGCCTCAGGAGGAGATAGAAGAGGAGCTTCCCCTCAGGGAGACGGAGACGCCGGGCACGGACAGCATAGAAAAGCTCTCTTCTTTCCTTGGAATTCCCGCAAAGAAAATAATAAAGGCAGTGCTCTATATGGTCAATGGCTCAGAGCCTGTAATGTTTCTCATAAGGGGGGACAGGAATGTGGATGAAAACAAGGTGGAGGCAGTGCTGGGCACGGAGAACTTCAGGCTTGCGGAAGACCACGAGGTCTGGGAGCTTCTCAAAACCAGAAAGGGCTTTATAGGACCCTTTAACCTTCCACCTCAGGTAAAAGTATATTGGGACAACTCCACCTACGGTCTGAAGAATGTGGTGATAGCCTTCAACAAGCCCGATTATCACTATGTGAACGCAAACCCCGGGAGGGACTTTCAGTATGGGGAGTTTGTGGATGTGTGTCAGGTAGAGGAGGCAGACCCATGTCCCAAGTGTGGCTCAGCCCTTAAGGTAAGTAGAGGGCTTGAGCTGGGGCACATATTTCTCCTTGGAACAAGATACTCTGAGCCCATGAGGGCATACTACACGGACCCTCAGGGTCAGGAAAAGCCCATCATCATGGGCTGCTATGGCATAGGTATATCAAGGTGTATATCGGCCCTCGTGGAGCAGTATAATGATGAAAAGGGCATAAAATGGCCCACCACAGTGGCACCCTTTGAGCTGGACATCATATGCGTAAACCCCTCAGACCCCCAGCAGAAGGAAGTGGCAGAAAGGCTCTACATGCTGGCAGAGGAGCACGGCATAGAGACAATATACGACGACAGGGACGAAAGCCCTGGCTTTAAGTTTGCAGATGCAGACCTGTGCGGTTTCCCCTACAGGCTTGTGGTGGGCAAAAAGGTAAAGGAAGGAAAAGTGGAGCTCCAGAGCAGACACACGGGCGAGCGGTGGGATGTGGAGATAGAGAAGGCTGTAGAGAGCGTAAAGGAGCTCGTGCAGAGGGACAAGATTTAA
- a CDS encoding MgtC/SapB family protein, whose protein sequence is MKLVETLPFPLWEGILRLVIAFLLGSLIGYERERRRQPAGFRTHSVLALGSSLMSLLSIYITQEYGQGADPSRIASQVITGVGFLGAGAIIRIGVSIKGLTTAASLWTTAGIGLSVGAGMYILSLFSTALLLFTLSLMSRIEKEFMGVPAGQTISLTLEGIEEPLDYLKETFGNVRIRSVERESNLLKVSFETDMSRNELNKSLEKLTKDERVKRFEVS, encoded by the coding sequence ATGAAGCTGGTAGAAACTCTCCCATTTCCCTTATGGGAGGGGATACTGAGACTTGTCATTGCCTTCCTTCTTGGCTCTCTTATTGGATACGAGAGGGAAAGGAGAAGGCAGCCGGCAGGCTTCAGGACTCACTCTGTGCTTGCCCTCGGCTCTTCTCTCATGAGCCTTCTCTCCATATACATAACCCAAGAGTATGGACAGGGTGCGGACCCTTCAAGGATAGCCTCACAGGTTATTACAGGCGTAGGTTTTCTCGGGGCAGGTGCTATCATAAGGATAGGCGTGTCCATAAAGGGCCTTACGACAGCTGCGAGCCTCTGGACCACTGCAGGGATAGGTCTTTCGGTTGGTGCTGGCATGTACATTCTTTCTCTCTTCTCAACAGCACTTCTTCTCTTTACCCTTTCCTTGATGAGCAGGATAGAAAAGGAATTCATGGGCGTGCCCGCTGGTCAGACGATAAGCCTCACCCTTGAGGGCATAGAAGAACCTCTGGACTATCTCAAAGAAACTTTTGGTAATGTGAGGATTCGGAGCGTTGAGAGAGAAAGTAATCTCTTAAAGGTGAGCTTTGAAACTGACATGAGCAGAAATGAACTGAACAAGAGCTTAGAAAAGCTTACAAAGGATGAAAGAGTAAAAAGGTTTGAAGTTTCGTAA
- the hypB gene encoding hydrogenase nickel incorporation protein HypB gives MCQECGCSVNHGHEHNQREEVSLFRKVLEKNDLQAEENREHFHEHGVFAINLMSSPGAGKTSLLERTIELLQDFRIGVIEGDLETDRDAQRIKAKGAPAVQITTGSACHLDAFMVHEGLHQLPLEELDIVFIENVGNLVCPASYDVGAHMNVVLLSVVEGDDKPEKYPVMFRNAQLMVITKTDLLPYTDFSMERATRSARKVNPSIDVIRLSVRTGEGMDEWLEYLRFKVRAFRRSMV, from the coding sequence ATGTGTCAGGAGTGCGGATGCTCCGTAAACCACGGCCACGAACATAACCAGAGGGAAGAGGTTAGCCTCTTCAGGAAGGTTCTGGAGAAAAATGACCTTCAGGCAGAGGAAAACAGGGAACACTTCCATGAGCACGGCGTCTTTGCCATAAACCTCATGTCCTCGCCGGGTGCTGGCAAAACATCACTACTTGAAAGGACTATAGAGCTTCTTCAAGATTTCAGGATTGGGGTCATAGAGGGGGACCTGGAAACGGACAGGGATGCCCAGAGGATAAAGGCAAAGGGTGCACCTGCGGTGCAGATTACCACGGGCTCTGCCTGCCATCTGGATGCCTTTATGGTTCATGAGGGACTGCATCAGCTACCCCTTGAGGAGCTTGACATAGTCTTTATAGAAAATGTGGGAAACCTCGTGTGTCCCGCAAGCTACGATGTGGGAGCACATATGAACGTGGTTCTCCTCTCTGTGGTGGAGGGTGATGACAAGCCAGAGAAGTATCCCGTCATGTTCAGAAATGCCCAGCTCATGGTAATAACAAAGACAGACCTCCTGCCCTACACGGACTTCAGCATGGAAAGGGCAACAAGGTCTGCAAGAAAGGTAAACCCCTCCATAGATGTGATAAGGCTTTCTGTAAGGACGGGAGAAGGCATGGATGAGTGGCTTGAATATCTTCGCTTCAAGGTGAGAGCCTTCAGGAGAAGTATGGTATGA
- a CDS encoding Ni/Fe hydrogenase yields MKVFWLQRLTCCGNTHSFLNYESLNTLLKRVELIYHPSLSQKPQEEAVEELLRRGEEFDILLVEGAVRRDDRETLELCRLAGYVVAVGNCAVYGNIPALANANVCGLGYRFKEKGGLLGEGFRSKGGLPVINLSGCPAHPEWIAGTLLMLSEGIKPRLDQWGRPEEFYSSLTHWGCTRNEYFEWKVEAQELGSKRGCLFYHFGCRGPLSYSSCNTILWNGVNSKTRAGTSCFGCTEYDFPRTGLWETKQYAGIPAELPIGVSKRGYIMLSGVAKMFTPERLKGEA; encoded by the coding sequence ATGAAGGTCTTCTGGCTTCAGAGGCTCACCTGCTGTGGAAACACCCACTCCTTTCTGAACTACGAGAGCCTGAATACACTTCTGAAGAGAGTTGAGCTAATCTACCATCCCAGCCTTTCCCAAAAGCCTCAGGAAGAGGCGGTTGAGGAATTGCTCAGAAGAGGTGAGGAGTTTGACATACTTCTGGTGGAAGGTGCGGTAAGAAGGGATGACAGGGAAACTCTGGAGCTCTGCAGACTTGCAGGCTATGTGGTGGCGGTGGGCAACTGTGCTGTCTACGGAAACATCCCCGCCCTTGCGAACGCCAATGTGTGCGGTCTTGGCTACAGGTTTAAGGAAAAGGGAGGGCTTCTGGGTGAGGGTTTCAGGTCAAAAGGGGGTCTGCCCGTGATAAACCTTTCTGGCTGTCCTGCTCACCCCGAGTGGATTGCCGGCACACTGCTCATGCTTTCAGAAGGCATAAAGCCGAGGCTTGACCAGTGGGGTAGACCTGAAGAGTTTTACTCCTCCCTTACCCACTGGGGATGCACCAGAAACGAATACTTTGAGTGGAAGGTGGAGGCTCAGGAGCTTGGCTCAAAAAGGGGATGCCTCTTTTACCACTTTGGCTGTAGAGGTCCGCTCAGCTACAGCTCCTGCAACACCATACTCTGGAACGGGGTGAACTCAAAGACGAGGGCTGGGACTTCCTGCTTTGGTTGCACCGAATACGACTTCCCACGCACAGGACTCTGGGAGACAAAGCAGTATGCGGGTATACCCGCAGAGCTTCCCATAGGAGTTTCCAAAAGGGGATACATAATGCTCTCGGGCGTTGCCAAGATGTTCACACCGGAGAGGCTAAAAGGTGAGGCTTGA